The Aminithiophilus ramosus genome contains a region encoding:
- the cas2 gene encoding CRISPR-associated endonuclease Cas2 → MHTFFFYDVGQCRVSKVHRYLSRRLFWIQRSVFEGELSPFQRRLIVEDLSRFLDPRKDALLMISTEAPYAWKRTVLGQDLAPRSLVE, encoded by the coding sequence ATGCACACGTTCTTTTTCTACGACGTGGGACAGTGTCGCGTCTCGAAGGTTCATCGCTATCTGTCGCGGCGTCTTTTCTGGATCCAGAGGAGCGTTTTCGAGGGGGAGCTTTCTCCGTTCCAACGGCGTCTGATCGTCGAGGACTTGAGTCGCTTTCTCGATCCCCGGAAGGATGCCCTGCTCATGATCAGCACGGAAGCGCCTTATGCGTGGAAACGAACCGTCCTGGGCCAGGATCTGGCCCCCCGGTCTCTCGTCGAATGA
- a CDS encoding CRISPR-associated endonuclease Cas2: protein MKIERCNLILTYDTAADRIPPIYRYLQKNFFWLQRSIFCGQIGKNGTDRLERQLRPLIDPSYDSVYLFQLRYPFTMEVETWGKTEGAVY, encoded by the coding sequence ATGAAAATCGAGAGGTGCAATTTAATCTTGACCTACGATACGGCCGCCGACCGCATTCCTCCCATCTACCGTTATCTCCAGAAAAATTTCTTCTGGCTACAGAGGAGCATTTTCTGCGGGCAAATAGGCAAGAACGGGACGGACAGGCTCGAACGTCAATTGAGGCCGCTGATAGACCCCAGTTACGACAGCGTTTATCTGTTTCAACTCAGGTATCCCTTCACCATGGAGGTCGAGACCTGGGGAAAGACGGAGGGCGCCGTTTACTGA